In Camelina sativa cultivar DH55 chromosome 16, Cs, whole genome shotgun sequence, a single window of DNA contains:
- the LOC104753536 gene encoding uncharacterized protein LOC104753536, translated as MIQQMLLGQANGQLETAKKLAEFNQRLDSSYNDLNIKFESLNSKLKFMESNIASTSALKPNQLPGKAVQNPTEFTVRFKLGRICQKTKLRVKVLHSKQKTEYIPPAYKPPLPFPGRLKLQKLKELREIIEKKELTALKEEVPIQYKEEERGPALEQYFHFNKCLCDLGASISVMPYSIAQKFGHTDFKPNNLYLCLADESHKDVVGKMENFPVKIGKARIPTDFLIIDMDNELEDPIILGRPFIATDGAIIDVKEGGQPFVLKDKRDHEVSSEVGTPKAKFSSDEDLVEKLKGSVQELTSLVKELQVQINKRSLKKERPRFKLKQKQGSSLKGEVIKNQLHSDQVTPGRISSPHWSPNQA; from the exons ATGATTCAGCAGATGCTACTTGGACAAGCAAATGGGCAGCTTGAGACAGCAAAGAAGTTGGCTGAGTTCAACCAGAGGCTGGATTCTTCTTATAATGATCTGAATATTAAGTTTGAGAGTTTGAATTCTAAACTCAAGTtcatggagagcaacattgcttCTACATCAGCTCTTAAGCCAAACCAACTACCTGGTAAGGCTGTTCAAAATCCCACGGAGTTCACAGTGAGgttcaagctggggaggatttgTCAAAAGACAAAGCTCAGAGTGAAGGTTTTACACAGCAAACAGAAAACGGA ATACATCCCTCCTGCTTAtaagcctcctctaccattcccagggcgtTTAAAGCTACAAAAACTGAAGGAACTCAGggaaataattgaaaagaaggaaTTGACGGCTTTGAAAGAAGAGGTTCCCATTCagtacaaagaagaagagagaggacctgctttggaaca GTACTTTCATTTCAACAAATGCTTATGTGACCtaggagcatctatcagtgtaaTGCCCTACTCCATTGCACAGAAGTTTGGGCATACTGACTTCAAGCCCAATAACCTCTACCTGTGTCTAGCTGATGAATCACATAAGGATGTGGTTGGTAAGATGGAAAATTTCCCTGTGAAGATAGGCAAGGCTAGAATTCCTACTGATTTCCTCATTATAGACATGGATAATGAGTTGGAAGACCCTAtcatcctaggaagaccattcatAGCCACTGATGGAGCTATAATTGATGTTAAGGAGGG AGGTCAGCCTTTTGTTCTTAAAGACAAGAGAGATCATGAGGTCTCAAGTGAAGTGGGAACTCCAAAAGCTAAGTTCTCTTCTGATGAGGATTTAGTTGAAAAgctcaagggttcagttcaagaaTTGACTAGCTTGGTGAAGGAACTTCAGGTTCAGATCAACAAGAGGTCCTTGAAGAAAGAAAGGCCAAGGTTCAAGCTTAAACAGAAACAAGGTTCAAGTTTaaagggtgaagtgatcaagaatcagcttcacagtgatcaagttACACCAGGGAGGATCTCATCACCTCATTGGTctccaaaccaagcctga